CGGATAAAAATTTTGTCAAATATCTCTTCTGTTAATTTTCCAGTAAAAGTATTTCGCTGGCTTGGATGGTAGGAACAAATTAAGTTTATTTTTTTACCATTTTTATGATTAATGAATGTTAATTCATTGCCATGCTTAAATTTTAAATTTCCGTTTATTCTCTCAAATCCAGCCCCGAGCAAGGTTCTAATAGTGGTTGAAAAGGCAAGCCCTCCAAGTGTAACAATTGTATTTATCTCTTTTAGAAGGTCAAATTCGTTTCTGAGATATATGTTGCAATTTTTAATTTCCCATATATCTGGCTTATTTTCGGGTGGAGCGCAGCGGACGATAGCGGTTATGTAGCAATTGTTAAGTTTTAAACCATCATCTTTTGATATTGATTCTGGTTGGTTCGCAAAGCCAAATTTAAAGAGAGCTCGGTAGAGCCAATCGCCACTTCTATCTCCAGTGAACATTCTCCCGGTTCTATTTCCGCCGTGTGCAGCTGGTGCAAGCCCAATAATTAAAAGTTTGCCCTGTGGGTCTCCAAAGCCAGGAACAGGCTTTCCCCAATAGTTCCAGTTTTTAAACCTTGCGACTTTTTCCTTTGCAATTTTTTCACGCCATTTTACAAGTCTGGGACATTTGCGACAGTTTATGATTCTCTTGTTAAGTTCCTCAAGTGATCTGAAGTTCAATTTTATAATGCGTTTTTATTTTAAATTATTCGCCTTAGGTTTTTTATCAAATTTAATCAACCCGAAATTTTAGACAAAGT
Above is a window of Candidatus Kryptobacter tengchongensis DNA encoding:
- a CDS encoding uracil-DNA glycosylase, family 4, with translation MNFRSLEELNKRIINCRKCPRLVKWREKIAKEKVARFKNWNYWGKPVPGFGDPQGKLLIIGLAPAAHGGNRTGRMFTGDRSGDWLYRALFKFGFANQPESISKDDGLKLNNCYITAIVRCAPPENKPDIWEIKNCNIYLRNEFDLLKEINTIVTLGGLAFSTTIRTLLGAGFERINGNLKFKHGNELTFINHKNGKKINLICSYHPSQRNTFTGKLTEEIFDKIFIRAKELIEK